The Herbiconiux sp. SALV-R1 nucleotide sequence GGCAGGAAACCGAGCTCCTGCCCGCCCACCGCGTACAGGGGGCGGAACACCATGATCTTCTTGTGCTGCTGCTTCTCGAGCACCGCTTCGAGGCCCGCGCAGAGGGCGAGCGCCGACTTCCCCGTCCCGGCTCGACCTCCCAGCGAGACGATGCCGACCTCGGGGTCGAGCAGCATGTCGATCGCCACGCGCTGTTCGGCCGACCGGCCGTGCAGTCCGAACACGTCGCGGTCTCCGCGCACCAACTGGAACGAGCCGCGCCCGGTGACCCGCCCGAGCGCCGAACCGCGGTCGGAATGGATGACGAGCCCCGTGTTGATGGGCAGCTCGGCCACGACGGGCGACTCGAGCGACTCGTCTTCCCACAGCTTCGCCATCTGGTCGGCGCCGAGCGTGATGTCGGCCAGCCCCGTCCATCCGGAGTCGGGGGCGAGCTCGGCGCGGTACTCCTCGGCGGCCAGGCCGATCGAGGCCGCCTTCACGCGTAGCGGCAGGTCTTTCGACACGACGGTGACGTTGAGACCGTCGTTCGAGAGGTTCTGCGCCACGGCGAGGATGCGCGTGTCGTTGTCGTTCAACTGGAGCCCTGACGGCAGCACCGACATGTTCGAGTGGTTCAGCTCGACGCGGAGGCTTCCCCCCTCCGTGCCCACCGAGATCGGGAAGTCGAGACGCTCGTGCTGGATGCGCAGCTCGTCGAGGTTGCGCAGCGCCTGGCGGGCGAAGTACCCGATCTCCGGGTCGTTGCGCTTGGACTCGAGCTCGCTGATGACGACGACCGGGAGCACGACCGCGTGCTCGGCGAAGCGGAAGATCGCTTTCGGGTCAGACAGAAGAACCGAGGTGTCCAGTACGTAGGTCACCTCGGTCGTGTGCGTCGTGCTCGTCGTGCGGGTGGTGGGTGTCGCATCCTTTCCGGTGTTCGTCCTGCTGGGCTTCTGAGTCATGGGCTCGGCCACATCCACTCCAACCCCGGGCGCCAGGCGCTCGGTTCAGTAGGCGAGAGGGCCACGATCAGGTCGGTCGAAACGTACTTATGTGGCCGTCTCGATCAGGCGCCATGCCTGATGAGACGACGCTACGCCCGATCCCGGATGCGCGGGTTACGACACGCATCACAGTTGATTAACGCTGTGTTACACGGGTGTAATTCCGCCAGAACCGCACCACGAGATCGAAACGCAACAGGCCCTTCTCGACGACCCAGGGTGAGCGCGTCGCCGCGGAGTCCGACCGCAGGCCGGGCTCCGCGACGACACGCGAACATGTCGCCCGCGCCGCAGTAGCGGCGGCGCGGAAAAAAATACAGTCGCGCTGGAAGGTCAGCTACCGAACCTGCGCTGCCGCCGCGAGTAGTCGCGCAACGCACGGAGGAAGTCGACCTCGCGGATGTCGGGGCCGAGGGCCTCCATGAAGTAGAACTCGCTGTGGGCGCTCTGCCAGAGCATGAAGTCGCTGAGGCGCTGCTCCCCCGAGGTGCGGATGACCAGGTCGGGGTCGGGCTGACCGCCCGTGTAGAGGTGCTCGGCGATGAGCTCCTGGTCGATCGCCGCCTCCAGCTCGTCGAAGCCGTGGCCGAGTTCGCGGTGCTTCTGGATGATGCTGCGCACCGCATCAGCGATCTCCGAGCGCCCGCCGTAGCCGACGGCGAGATTGACGTGCAGGCCCGTGCGCCCCGCCGTGCGCGCCTCCGCACCGTCGAGCGCGGCGATGAGGGGCTCGGGCAGCCCGGCGTTCGAACCGACGTGCTTCACCCGCCAGTCGCGGTAGCGCGAGATGTCGTCGGCGAGGTCGGCGATGATCTCGATGAGCTCGGTGAGCTCCTCGCCGTCGCGGTTGGAGAGGTTGTCGGTGGAGAGCAGGTAGAGCGTCACGACGTCGATGCCGAGGTCGTCGCACCACACCAGGAACTCGCGGATCTTCGCCGCCCCCGCCCGGTGCCCGTGCGCCGCGGTGCCGAGGAGGCGCTGCTTCGCCCAGCGCCGGTTGCCGTCGAGGATCATGGCCACGTGCTTCGGCAGCACCTGTGCGTCGAGGTGCTGACGGATGCGCCTCTGGTAGAGACGGTAGAGGAGGCCTTTCCCGGCAGGCTGGCGTTTCGGCACACGCATACGTTACCCGCTTTCAGCGGGCGTGCATGGGAGCGGGGTTAGTGTGGGCACATGGCAGCACCCCACCGCCCCGACACCCACGAGAGCGCACTCGCGCCCTCGTCCGGCGCGACCGACCGCACGGCGCGCGACGGAGGGCCCGAGCTGCCGAAGATCCCGTTGCTGGAGGATGCGCTCGACCACCCTCCGGTCGAGACGAAGCCCACCTGGCGCGGCTGGATCCACGCCGGCATGTTCCCCTTCACCATCGCCGCGGGCATCGTGCTCATCTGCCTCGCCGACGGAGCGACGGCGAAATGGGCGAGTGCCGTGTTCATGCTCACCTCGATGATGCTGTTCGGCAACTCGGCGCTCTACCACCGCTTCGACTGGAAGCCGAAGACGAAGCTGCTGCTGAAGCGCATCGACCACTCGAACATTTTCCTGCTCATCGCGGGCACCTACACGCCGATCGCCCTCCTCGCTCTGCCGCCCGAGAAGGGCATCCTGTTGCTCAGCATCGTCTGGGCGGGGGCCCTGCTCGGCATCGGCTTCCGGGTGTTCTGGATCGGCGCGCCGCGCTGGCTGTACGTTATCCTCTATCTCGCGCTCGGCTGGGCGGCGGTGATGTACATCGTCGACATCCTGAACGCCAACGCGGCGTCGATGATCCTCGTCGTCACGGGCGGTGTCGCCTACACGATCGGCGCGCTCGCCTACGCGCTGAAGAAGCCGAACTTCTTCCCGGGGCGCTTTGGGTTCCACGAGGTGTTCCACACCTTCACGGTGATCGCTTTCCTCTGCCACTGGACGGCGATCCTGCTGCTGGCGATCAACCCGCCGTTCAACGGCTGAGGGTCACCGGCTGACGGCTGAGGGTCACCGGCTGACGCCCGGGGTGTCTCCTTCGGCGGCACCTGAACCGGGCCCCGCATCCGGCGTGCTCGGCGCGTTCTCCGCATCCGCCGCACTCTTCGCGGCAAGCTCCGCCTCGAGCTCCTCGCGCACCTGGGCCCGGTAGTTCACGCGGCGCACCCGGCGCACCATGTCGACGACGAGCAGGAGGGTCACCACCGCGACGCCGAAGGTGGCGATGAAGCCGATGACGCCGGGCGTGACCGAGTCGGGGTCGGGCGTCTCCGTGTCGGCGACGAAGGCAGCGACCGCCTGGAAGCCCGAGGTGAGCGTGGCAGCAACCGCGGTGAGAGCGATCGTGCTCATGCGCGCACCTCCTCGCTGCCGGGCTGTTCGTCGATGGGGGTGCCCACCGCATCCGTGTCGACGACGCCGTCGAACAGGTCGTTCTCGTCGTCGGTGGCGGGGATGCGCGACTTGGCGAGCTGGAAGTCCTCGAACGGCCAGGCACGCTTCTGCAGGTCGTCGGGCCAGAAGAAGAAGGGGTGGTCGGGCGCCACCTGGCTGGCGTGGGCGCGCAGGGCGGCGTCGCGGGTCTCGAAGAACTCGCCCGAGGGGATGCGCACGGTCGCCACGTACGGCCACTCCTCGGTGCGCCGCTCCCGCATCTCGGTGAGCTGCGCGAGGAACGGATGCTCGGGCGCCTCGACGCTCAACAGCTCGAACACGGCCTGGAAGCGCTTGGGGTTCATGATCTGGTCGTAGTAGAGCTTCGACACCGCCCACGGCTCGCCCAGCTCGGGGTAGGCGTCGGGGTCGGCGGCGGCCTCGTAGGCGCGGGCGGAGACCTCGTGGCAGCGGATGTGGTCGGCGTGCGGGTAACCGCCGTTCTCGTCGTAGGTCACGAGCACCTGCGGCTTGAACTCGCGGATGAGCTTCACCAGCGGCCCCGCCGAGATCTCGACCGGGATGACGCCGAACGCGTTCGTGGGGATGACGTCGTCGGAACCGGGCTCCTGGTAGCCCGAGTCGGCGTAGCCGAGCCAGCGGTGCTGGAACCCGACCACGGCCTGCGCGGCGGCCATCTCGACCCGTCGCAGGCCCGCCATGTCGCGCTCGGCCCAGGCCCGCGGCTCGAGCTTCTCGTTGAGCACGGAGCCGCGTTCGCCCCCGGTGCAGCTCACGACCATCACCTCGACGCCGCGGTCGAGATAGTAGGCATAGGTGGCCGCGCCCTTCGACGACTCGTCGTCGGGGTGGGCGTGAACGGCCATGAGGCGCAGCGTCAGCGGTCTCAACTCCTCGTTGTTGCGATTAGCCTTGATGTAGGCGCCTCCAGCTTAATCGCCCGCGCCTGACGTTCCGCCCCATCCGACCGTGCATCCCGACAGAGCATCCGACCGGGCGACCGACCACGAGAGGGTTCCGAGTGAGCACAGACCACGATCTGCTCGCCTCCCGCTACGGCCGCACCCCCGGTCGACGGATGCGCGGCCGCCTCATCGCCGGCATCGCCGGAGCGGGGGTGGCCGTGGTCATCGCGGCCTGGGTGGTGTGGGCGGGGCTCGACGGCACCAACGCCACGGTGGCGACGCAGGACACCGCGCACCGGGTGATCGACGACCGCAGCGTCGAGGTGTCGTTCGACGTCACCATCCCGGTCGGCGACACGGCGAGCTGCGTGGTGCAGGCACTCAGCGAGAAGTTCGCGGTGGTGGGCTGGAAGGTCATCGACGTTCCCGCCTCCGAGCGGGCGACGCAGTCGTTCAGCGAGCTGGTGCGCACCAGCGAACTGGCCACGACGGGTTTGATTTACGACTGCTGGCTCACATAGGCTTTCCTGATCGTCCGGGCCGGTTCGGCCTGGGCGCACGTGTGTTCGAGGGAGAAGTCCGATGTCCGATGGCACCGTCACCTGGCTCACCCAGGAGGCCTACGACCGCCTCGCGAACGAGCTCGAAGAGCTGAGCGGCCCGGCCCGCATCG carries:
- a CDS encoding hemolysin III family protein, whose protein sequence is MAAPHRPDTHESALAPSSGATDRTARDGGPELPKIPLLEDALDHPPVETKPTWRGWIHAGMFPFTIAAGIVLICLADGATAKWASAVFMLTSMMLFGNSALYHRFDWKPKTKLLLKRIDHSNIFLLIAGTYTPIALLALPPEKGILLLSIVWAGALLGIGFRVFWIGAPRWLYVILYLALGWAAVMYIVDILNANAASMILVVTGGVAYTIGALAYALKKPNFFPGRFGFHEVFHTFTVIAFLCHWTAILLLAINPPFNG
- a CDS encoding PhoH family protein translates to MTQKPSRTNTGKDATPTTRTTSTTHTTEVTYVLDTSVLLSDPKAIFRFAEHAVVLPVVVISELESKRNDPEIGYFARQALRNLDELRIQHERLDFPISVGTEGGSLRVELNHSNMSVLPSGLQLNDNDTRILAVAQNLSNDGLNVTVVSKDLPLRVKAASIGLAAEEYRAELAPDSGWTGLADITLGADQMAKLWEDESLESPVVAELPINTGLVIHSDRGSALGRVTGRGSFQLVRGDRDVFGLHGRSAEQRVAIDMLLDPEVGIVSLGGRAGTGKSALALCAGLEAVLEKQQHKKIMVFRPLYAVGGQELGFLPGDAAEKMNPWAQAVFDTLGSLVSQNVLDEVIDRGMLEVLPLTHIRGRSLHDAFVIVDEAQSLERNVLLTVLSRIGQNSRVVLTHDVAQRDNLRVGRHDGVASVIETLKGHSLFGHITLTRSERSAIAALVTEMLESNELA
- a CDS encoding isoprenyl transferase: MRVPKRQPAGKGLLYRLYQRRIRQHLDAQVLPKHVAMILDGNRRWAKQRLLGTAAHGHRAGAAKIREFLVWCDDLGIDVVTLYLLSTDNLSNRDGEELTELIEIIADLADDISRYRDWRVKHVGSNAGLPEPLIAALDGAEARTAGRTGLHVNLAVGYGGRSEIADAVRSIIQKHRELGHGFDELEAAIDQELIAEHLYTGGQPDPDLVIRTSGEQRLSDFMLWQSAHSEFYFMEALGPDIREVDFLRALRDYSRRQRRFGS
- a CDS encoding DUF4307 domain-containing protein produces the protein MSTDHDLLASRYGRTPGRRMRGRLIAGIAGAGVAVVIAAWVVWAGLDGTNATVATQDTAHRVIDDRSVEVSFDVTIPVGDTASCVVQALSEKFAVVGWKVIDVPASERATQSFSELVRTSELATTGLIYDCWLT
- the mca gene encoding mycothiol conjugate amidase Mca — translated: MAVHAHPDDESSKGAATYAYYLDRGVEVMVVSCTGGERGSVLNEKLEPRAWAERDMAGLRRVEMAAAQAVVGFQHRWLGYADSGYQEPGSDDVIPTNAFGVIPVEISAGPLVKLIREFKPQVLVTYDENGGYPHADHIRCHEVSARAYEAAADPDAYPELGEPWAVSKLYYDQIMNPKRFQAVFELLSVEAPEHPFLAQLTEMRERRTEEWPYVATVRIPSGEFFETRDAALRAHASQVAPDHPFFFWPDDLQKRAWPFEDFQLAKSRIPATDDENDLFDGVVDTDAVGTPIDEQPGSEEVRA